A genomic window from Salvia splendens isolate huo1 chromosome 11, SspV2, whole genome shotgun sequence includes:
- the LOC121755273 gene encoding protein ESSENTIAL FOR POTEXVIRUS ACCUMULATION 1-like isoform X3, which produces MESGRQDRWRDEERDTNSSVRKDRWREGERELPGNRRVDRWADSFGKQYGEVRRTPVERWADPANKEGHDQRRENKWNTRWGPDDKEVEMVHEKWGDSSKENDLILDKGSSQPPAHAKEERDGEHFRPWRPNLSHSRGRAEPHHQASPPNKQVPVFSHGRGRGENHAPTFSLGRGKINSMGSSVSHLAGTHGPVLEKDDSVNGESHALKYSRAKLTDIYRSVDMRSCTKFLEGFIHVPSLTQEEYVEPIAFCAPTPEELVILKGIEKEEIVSSGAPQTSKDGSAGRATTDFMHSRRNRLAGSRDDLAVSHDDSEGLSDERPIYSRSNAKVDSMQDYQSFGRKLNAEALKENRSILGSRESSAPGHDGSWRSSSFNNALENSSMDTHYTRKGPQFQTGDHPMAKRQTSSVLDREIEARKLSQIPPEDLVLVYKDPQGEIQGPFSGSDIITWFEAGYFGIELLVRLASAPADSPFASLGDVMPHLRAKARPPPGFNSPKPNEIQDTSGRLNYGNMGNLHPILNEAEASKADSRYKPGSASETENRFLESLMGGSMNPAALKNFALSKAMQGYTGNNSNKFTSVGSNSGDDPYILAKNMMLERQRSLSSPYQFWPGRDAAAIAANTDLVGDASLARQNLLSSIADNALAHSQNVDLMSSHQGIAERPSSNVNNGMGGWLNFPVQGGLDPLQNKLDIHQSQNFPPQSTISEQQRLQMQNPSMTNLLPKSMDNPSNLLTPDNLLAAGLSQDPQLLSLLQQQYMLQLQSQVPVPPQQSILDKLLLFKQQQKQEEQQQLLHQQQLISQLLSEQNSNQRLGDPSFQHLQAEALAAGITNVDHNPFRQPHELFKMGLQHQSPNPQHENVVLPVAPPSISQDFSPNVASETSMHAPHPPSANNVEQRNWNATLPHQIIEKQQEISSMPTDGMEEIGMSEVTNNKPSERTSYDDETVISLTCDVALSPTPVLCSAESLKQELPAANIHVELNESNESSSRTLAYAPDLGEKLTSESLPVKEMKIPEAEEAKKPVEKKSRKQKALKVSTELVKGASKPQQPNSESERANMPQEKPETMSVRIDALEEPVNIKESKTADDVELLGKQSLSSWNSAGDGVAVESKGQTEQRAWKPAPGFKPKSLLEIQQEEQRRRAQEEVAVSDISTSLTSVAISPPWAGVVLSSDNKAPNITHQDTSAEFKSENSSIQKNKKSQAEDLFWDVAAKSVEREMEVSESAAWGVSSKTASSQNKAVDDDDFIEAKDTKKSRKKASKAKNAAAKVAPATSVDVAVGSSSNEKGKINRQMQQEKEAFTAVPSGPSFGDFVMWKEESASPSPGPAWSTDSGKSHKPTSLRDILKEQQRSMPSVPAIPVPIPQKSATNQTARGSVSSWSVPGSSPSKAPSPRQVSSQTKNKVEDDLFWGPLDQVKPEAKQSGYPQLGTQGSWGSKTPPVKGNAGGPLNREKSIGARPAEYSFSSAASSTRSSMKGKKNASNKNSEAMDFKEWCESECARLVGSKDTSFLEFCFKQSRGEAKTLLIENLGSFDPDHEFIDKFLNYKDFLPADVLEVAFKSQNNDKAYSSTMRDVNTNFVDGLGSAKGGVAASDGDVKGGGKKKGKKGKKVSPSVLGFNVVSNRIMMGEIQSIED; this is translated from the exons ATGGAATCTGGTAGGCAGGATCGTTGGCGTGATGAAGAAAGGGATACCAATTCCTCTGTCCGCAAAGATCGATGGAGAGAAGGGGAAAGAGAGCTTCCTGGTAACCGACGAGTGGATCGGTGGGCTGATTCTTTTGGGAAACAATATGGTGAAGTGCGCCGTACCCCAGTAGAGCGATGGGCTGATCCAGCAAATAAGGAAGGTCACGATCAACGCCGAGAGAACAAATGGAATACTCGTTGGGGGCCTGATGACAAAGAGGTTGAAATGGTGCATGAAAAGTGGGGGGATTCTAGTAAAGAAAATGATCTAATTCTTGACAAAGGGTCTTCTCAACCTCCTGCTCATGCAAAGGAAGAGAGGGATGGGGAGCATTTTCGACCATGGCGACCAAACTTATCCCACAGCCGAGGAAGAGCAGAACCTCACCACCAAGCTTCACCCCCAAACAAACAAGTTCCTGTCTTTTCACATGGAAGGGGACGTGGAGAAAATCATGCACCAACCTTTTCTCTTGGTAGAGGAAAGATTAACTCTATGGGGAGCTCCGTCTCCCACTTAGCCGGTACTCATGGACCTGTCTTAGAAAAAGATGATAGTGTTAATGGTGAGTCCCATGCTCTAAAATATAGCAGGGCGAAGTTGACTGATATCTACAGGTCAGTTGATATGAGATCCTGCACAAAGTTTTTGGAGGGGTTTATTCATGTACCTTCTCTTACACAAGAAGAATATGTGGAGCCCATAGCCTTTTGTGCCCCAACACCTGAAGAATTG GTTATCCTCAAGGGAATTGAGAAAGAAGAAATTGTCAGCAGTGGTGCACCTCAAACCAGTAAAGATGGATCTGCTGGCCGAGCAACTACTGACTTTATGCATTCTAGAAGAAACAGGcttg CAGGTAGTAGAGATGATTTAGCAGTTTCTCATGATGATTCCGAAGGTTTGTCTGATGAAAGGCCGATATATTCCCGGTCTAATGCAAAAGTGGACTCCATGCAGGACTATCAGAGTTTTGGTCGCAAACTGAATGCTGAAG CTTTGAAAGAAAATAGGAGCATTCTTGGCTCCAGAGAGTCTAGTGCCCCGGGACATGATGGTTCATGGAGATCTTCATCTTTTAATAATGCTTTGGAGAACAGTTCAATGGATACACATTACACGAGAAAGGGACCTCAGTTCCAGACGGGTGATCATCCTATGGCGAAAAGACAAACATCATCAGTGTTGGACAGGGAGATTGAGGCACGCAAACTTTCCCAGATTCCACCTGAAGACTTAGTTCTCGTCTATAAAGATCCGCAGGGTGAGATTCAAGGTCCATTTTCTGGAAGTGATATCATTACATGGTTTGAGGCTGGGTATTTTGGCATAGAATTGCTAGTTCGCTTAGCCAGTGCGCCGGCTGATAGTCCATTCGCTTCACTTGGAGATGTAATGCCACACTTGCGTGCTAAAGCACGTCCACCTCCTGGATTCAATTCTCCTAAGCCCAATGAAATACAAGATACATCTGGTAGGTTGAACTATGGAAACATGGGGAATCTTCACCCTATTTTGAACGAGGCTGAAGCGTCGAAAGCTGATTCAAGATACAAACCTGGTTCGGCGAGTGAGACTGAAAACAGGTTCCTGGAGTCACTTATGGGGGGCAGCATGAATCCTGCAGCACTTAAAAATTTTGCTCTCTCAAAAG CTATGCAGGGATACACTGGAAATAATTCTAACAAATTTACTTCCGTGGGAAGTAATAGTGGGGATGATCCTTATATATTGGCCAAAAATATGATGCTAGAGAGGCAGAGATCTCTTTCAAGTCCTTATCAATTTTGGCCAGGGAGAGATGCAGCTGCTATTGCTGCAAACACAGATTTAGTGGGTGATGCATCACTGGCTCGCCAGAACCTTTTGTCTTCTATTGCAGACAATGCTCTTGCACATTCACAGAATGTGGACTTAATGTCATCCCATCAGGGGATAGCTGAAAGACCTAGCTCCAATGTCAACAATGGAATGGGTGGTTGGTTGAATTTCCCTGTCCAAGGGGGATTGGACCCACTTCAGAATAAGTTGGACATTCATCAATCTCAGAATTTTCCTCCACAATCTACAATTAGCGAGCAGCAAAGGCTGCAGATGCAGAATCCATCTATGACTAATTTATTGCCCAAATCCATGGACAATCCATCCAACCTATTAACACCGGATAACCTACTCGCGGCTGGTCTGTCCCAAGACCCACAACTGCTAAGTTTGTTGCAACAGCAGTATATGCTGCAGCTGCAATCTCAGGTGCCAGTTCCACCACAACAATCCATTTTGGATAAGCTACTGCTTTTTAAGCAGCAACAGAAGCAGGAAGAGCAGCAACAATTATTGCATCAGCAACAATTGATTTCTCAGTTGCTCTCTGAGCAGAATTCTAATCAGCGATTGGGTGATCCATCATTCCAGCATTTGCAGGCTGAAGCTTTGGCTGCAGGGATTACTAATGTTGATCATAACCCATTTCGACAGCCACACGAGTTATTTAAAATGGGTCTTCAGCATCAATCCCCGAACCCACAGCATGAAAATGTCGTCTTACCTGTTGCGCCTCCCAGTATATCACAAGATTTTAGCCCAAATGTTGCTTCAGAAACATCTATGCATGCCCCACATCCACCTTCTGCTAATAACGTGGAGCAAAGGAATTGGAATGCCACCCTGCCTCATCAAATTATAGAAAAGCAGCAAGAGATCTCTTCTATGCCTACTGATGGAATGGAAGAAATAGGAATGTCAGAAGTGACCAACAACAAGCCATCGGAACGCACTTCGTATGATGATGAGACTGTCATATCTTTAACCTGTGATGTTGCTTTGAGTCCTACACCTGTATTATGTTCAGCGGAATCACTTAAACAGGAATTACCTGCTGCTAATATTCATGTAGAGTTAAATGAATCGAATGAGAGTTCATCTAGAACTCTTGCATATGCACCAGATTTAGGTGAAAAACTCACTAGTGAGTCCTTGCCTGTTAAGGAAATGAAAATTCCTGAGGCTGAGGAAGCAAAGAAGCCAGTAGAGAAGAAATCCAGAAAGCAAAAGGCTTTGAAGGTTTCTACTGAGTTGGTAAAGGGTGCGTCTAAGCCACAACAGCCTAATTCAGAAAGTGAAAGAGCAAACATGCCTCAGGAAAAACCTGAGACAATGTCTGTCCGTATAGATGCACTCGAGGAACCTGTTAACATAAAGGAGAGTAAGACTGCTGATGATGTGGAATTGCTTGGCAAGCAATCACTGTCTTCCTGGAATTCTGCAGGTGATGGGGTCGCAGTTGAGAGCAAGGGTCAGACAGAACAACGTGCATGGAAACCTGCTCCTGGTTTCAAGCCAAAATCATTGCTTGAAATACAACAGGAAGAGCAGAGGAGGAGAGCACAAGAAGAAGTGGCTGTTTCGGATATCTCAACATCTCTAACCTCTGTCGCCATTTCTCCACCTTGGGCTGGGGTAGTTTTGAGTTCTGATAATAAGGCACCTAACATAACTCACCAGGATACCAGTGCCGAGTTCAAATCCGAGAATTCCTCAATccagaagaacaagaagagccAGGCTGAAGATCTATTTTGGGATGTTGCTGCCAAGTCCGTCGAGAGAGAAATGGAAGTTTCTGAAAGTGCTGCCTGGGGAGTGTCTTCGAAAACAGCGAGTTCACAAAATAAGgctgttgatgatgatgacttTATCGAGGCTAAAGATACTAAAAAGAGTCGTAAAAAGGCTTCTAAAGCTAAGAACGCTGCAGCTAAGGTTGCTCCTGCAACTTCGGTTGACGTGGCTGTTGGATCAAGTTCAAATGAAAAGGGAAAAATTAATCGGCAGATGCAGCAAGAGAAGGAAGCTTTTACAGCAGTGCCATCAGGCCCCTCCTTTGGTGATTTTGTTATGTGGAAGGAGGAGTCTGCGAGCCCATCTCCTGGCCCTGCTTGGTCCACTGATTCCGGCAAGTCTCATAAGCCAACTTCACTCAGGGATATCCTAAAGGAACAACAAAGGTCCATGCCATCTGTACCTGCAATTCCGGTGCCAATTCCTCAGAAATCTGCAACTAACCAAACTGCCCGTGGAAGTGTGTCCTCATGGTCAGTCCCTGGATCATCACCTTCAAAGGCTCCATCCCCTAGACAAGTTTCTTcgcaaacaaaaaataaagtggAGGATGATCTCTTCTGGGGGCCATTGGATCAAGTGAAACCAGAGGCAAAGCA GTCAGGTTATCCTCAACTTGGAACACAGGGCAGTTGGGGAAGCAAAACCCCACCTGTGAAAGGAAATGCCGGTGGTCCATTGAACCGTGAGAAATCCATCGGTGCAAGGCCTGCTGAGTATTCATTTTCTTCAGCAGCTTCCTCCACTCGGTCCTCGAtgaaagggaagaagaatgccTCCAACAAAAATTCAG AGGCCATGGACTTCAAGGAATGGTGCGAGAGTGAGTGCGCCAGACTTGTAGGTTCCAAAG ATACCAGTTTCCTGGAGTTCTGTTTTAAGCAATCAAGAGGGGAAGCCAAAACGCTTCTGATAGAAAATCTTGGTTCATTTGATCCCGACCACGAGTTCATCGACAAATTTCTAAATTACAAAGACTTTTTGCCTGCGGATGTTCTTGAAGTTGCCTTCAAAAGCCAGAACAATGACAAGGCTTATAGCTCGACAATGAGAGATGTGAATACGAACTTTGTTGATGGATTGGGCTCAGCGAAAGGTGGCGTGGCAGCGAGTGATGGGGATGTGAAAGGAGGTggaaagaagaaggggaagaaagGGAAGAAAGTGAGTCCATCTGTTTTAGGATTTAATGTGGTTAGCAACAGGATCATGATGGGTGAGATTCAGTCAATTGAGGATTAA